One Molothrus ater isolate BHLD 08-10-18 breed brown headed cowbird chromosome 13, BPBGC_Mater_1.1, whole genome shotgun sequence DNA window includes the following coding sequences:
- the SLC24A1 gene encoding sodium/potassium/calcium exchanger 1 yields the protein MHLPRRRRLRRNRILFLLAIVMVLSFYQLQSSPSALPASHRAPQPTDPAKVTSRDLPSNKTAVRGNSTAPKIRHCIYVDPEPAVPVTTSVGTTPQQENTSESSPDEKPPYESKGEYPQDLFSVEERRQGWVVLHIFGMMYVFVALAIVCDEYFVPALGVITEKLEISEDVAGATFMAAGGSAPELFTSLIGVFISHSNVGIGTIVGSAVFNILFVIGTCALFSRQILHLTWWPLFRDITFYIVDLLMLILFFLDSVIDWWESLLLLTAYATYVFTMKHNVFLEQWVKQELKKKLNAVQAASAEHMRKTSRAVVDDGTTKPPDVRKLQPGPGLQRGSSSASLHNSQMRGTIVQLMIHTLDPLAEAKFKDRVDTLSKLAKAKAETLEGQGSQPEEGKKAPSNVQVTPASDSEPSKDTRKADVPQDGQPPPSSSDSSDDSSSESQEDSDSDSTESDENDEPLSLEWPESRTKQAIYLFLFPIVFPLWSTLPDVRNSESKKFFVITFFGSILWIAAFSYLMVWWAHQVGETIGISEEIMGLTILAAGTSIPDLITSVIVARKGLGDMAVSSSVGSNIFDITVGLPVPWFLFSIFNGLSPVAVSSNGLFCAIVLLFLMLLFVIISIAVCKWKMNKLLGLTMFALYFVFLIISVMLEDKIISCPVSV from the exons ATGCATTTACCACGGAGGAGGCGGCTACGGAGGAACCGAATCCTTTTCTTGCTTGCCATAGTGATGGTCCTCTCTTTCTACCAGCTGCagtccagcccctctgcccttccAGCATCACACAGAGCCCCCCAACCCACGGACCCTGCCAAAGTGACCTCCAGGGACCTCCCCAGCAACAAGACTGCTGTAAGAGGCAATAGCACAGCCCCCAAAATAAGGCACTGCATCTATGTGGATCCTGAGCCAGCCGTGCCCGTCACCACATCAGTGGGCACAACACCACAGCAAGAAAATACCAGTGAAAGCTCCCCAGATGAAAAACCACCCTATGAATCCAAAGGAGAATATCCCCAGGACCTGTTCAGTGTGGAAGAACGCAGGCAAGGGTGGGTTGTACTTCACATCTTTGGCATGATGTATGTATTTGTGGCCTTGGCCATAGTGTGTGATGAGTATTTTGTCCCTGCTTTGGGAGTGATCACTGAGAAGTTGGAGATCTCTGAAGATGTGGCTGGAGCCACCTTCATGGCAGCAGGTGGATCAGCACCAGAACTCTTCACGTCCCTCATAGGTGTCTTCATCTCACACAGCAATGTCGGCATCGGTACCATTGTGGGCTCAGCAGTGTTTAATATCCTCTTTGTCATTGGCACCTGTGCCCTCTTCTCGAGGCAGATACTCCACCTGACATGGTGGCCCTTATTTAGAGACATCACATTCTACATTGTAGACTTACTGATGCTCATCCTGTTTTTCCTAGACAGTGTCATTGATTGGTGGGAAAGCCTCCTTTTACTGACTGCCTATGCCACATACGTGTTCACCATGAAACATAACGTGTTCCTGGAGCAATGGgtgaagcaggagctgaaaaAGAAGCTAAATGCTGTGCAGGCAGCATCAGCAGAGCATATGCGGAAG ACAAGCAGGGCAGTTGTAGATGATGGAACAACGAAGCCACCAGATGTGAGGAAGCTGCAG CCTGGGCCAGGCCTGCAGCGGGGCAGCAGCTCGGCCTCCCTGCACAACTCTCAGATGCGCGGCACCATCGTCCAGCTCATGATCCACACTCTGGACCCCCTGGCAGAAG CAAAATTTAAAGACAGGGTTGACACCCTGAGCAAATTGGCCAAGGCCAAGGCTGAGACCCTGGAAGGACAAGGCTCCCAGCCAG aagagggaaagaaagcacCAAGCAACGTCCAGGTAACTCCTGCCAGTGACTCTGAGCCCAGCAAAGACACACGGAAGGCAGATGTGCCACAGGATGGACAG CCCCCCCCATCAAGCAGTGACAGCTCAGAcgacagcagctctgagagccaGGAGGACAGTGATAGTGACAGCACAGAGAGTGATGAAAATGATGAGCCTTTATCTCTGGAATGGCCAGAATCAAGGACAAAACAAGCAATTtaccttttcctctttcccattGTCTTTCCTCTCTGGAGCACTCTGCCTGATGTCAGAAACTCG GAatcaaaaaaattctttgtcaTCACATTTTTTGGATCCATCCTCTGGATTGCTGCATTCTCTTATCTCATGGTGTGGTGGGCTCACCAG GTTGGTGAAACAATTGGCATTTCAGAGGAGATTATGGGGTTAACCATACTGGCAGCAGGCACATCCATCCCTGACCTGATCACCAGTGTCATCGTGGCCCGGAAGGGCCTGGGGGACATGGCTGTGTCCAGCTCCGTGGGCAGCAACATCTTTGACATCACTGTTGG CCTACCAGTTCCCTGGTTCCTTTTTTCTATCTTCAATGGCCTCAGCCCTGTGGCAGTCAGCAGCAATGGTTTGTTTTGTGCAattgttctccttttcctcatGCTCCTGTTTGTGATTATCTCTATTGCTGTCTGTAAATGGAAAATGAACAAATTACTGGGGCTCACCATGTTTGCTCTTTACTTTGTGTTCCTGATCATCAGTGTGATGTTAGAGGACAAGATAATATCTTGCCCAGTGTCTGTATGA